From the Amycolatopsis thermoflava N1165 genome, one window contains:
- a CDS encoding MCE family protein, which translates to MTETRFGRSLARGVAAACVLGLVVAGVLWWTLKDADKKHLTAYFTSATGLYVGNSVRVLGVDMGKVTSVEPMGDRVKVVMEYDRAVRVPADAQAAIVAPSLVSDRYVQLAPAYTGGEVISEGATIPLEKTAVPIEVDQLYDSLDKISRSLGPNGVNQNGSLSDLLTTLAQNLDGNGQALHDTITKLSQASKTLSGNEDDLFGTISNLADFTTTLANSDNQVRQFEQRLADVSGYLAGEKDNLAATVQQLGTTLATVQQFINNHSDRLKSNVDKLASVTQVLVDQRSALAEILDVAPVGLNNVINAYNGSSGTLDARANLNELTQPPIVMICNLLKQTPSALDALGDLCSSVAPLLDGAVPLPSVAQTVHALQNGELPPLPLPLAQTVYGTGASR; encoded by the coding sequence ATGACGGAGACCCGCTTCGGCCGATCCCTCGCGCGCGGCGTCGCCGCGGCGTGCGTGCTCGGTCTCGTCGTGGCCGGCGTGCTCTGGTGGACCCTCAAGGACGCCGACAAGAAGCACCTCACCGCCTACTTCACCAGCGCGACCGGCCTCTACGTCGGCAACAGCGTGCGGGTGCTCGGTGTGGACATGGGCAAGGTGACCTCGGTCGAGCCGATGGGCGACCGGGTCAAGGTCGTGATGGAGTACGACCGCGCGGTGCGGGTGCCCGCCGACGCGCAGGCCGCGATCGTCGCGCCGTCGCTGGTCAGCGACCGGTACGTGCAGCTCGCCCCGGCCTACACCGGCGGCGAGGTGATCAGCGAGGGCGCCACCATCCCGCTGGAGAAGACCGCGGTGCCGATCGAGGTCGACCAGCTCTACGACAGCCTGGACAAGATCAGCCGCTCGCTCGGCCCGAACGGGGTGAACCAGAACGGCTCGCTGTCGGACCTGCTCACCACGCTGGCGCAGAACCTGGACGGCAACGGCCAGGCCCTGCACGACACGATCACCAAGCTGAGCCAGGCGTCGAAGACGTTGTCCGGCAACGAGGACGACCTGTTCGGCACGATCTCCAATCTGGCCGACTTCACCACCACGCTCGCCAACAGCGACAACCAGGTGCGCCAGTTCGAGCAGCGGCTCGCCGACGTCTCCGGCTACCTGGCGGGGGAGAAGGACAACCTGGCCGCCACGGTGCAGCAGCTCGGCACCACGCTCGCCACGGTGCAGCAGTTCATCAACAACCACTCGGACCGGCTCAAGTCCAACGTGGACAAACTGGCCAGCGTGACCCAGGTGCTGGTGGACCAGCGCAGCGCGCTCGCCGAGATCCTCGACGTCGCGCCGGTCGGCCTGAACAACGTGATCAACGCCTACAACGGCTCGTCGGGCACGCTCGACGCGCGGGCCAACCTCAACGAGCTGACCCAGCCGCCGATCGTGATGATCTGCAACCTGCTCAAGCAGACCCCGTCCGCGCTGGACGCGCTCGGCGACCTGTGCAGCTCGGTCGCGCCGCTGCTGGACGGCGCGGTGCCGCTGCCGTCGGTCGCGCAGACCGTGCACGCGCTGCAGAACGGCGAGCTGCCGCCGCTGCCGCTCCCGCTGGCGCAGACGGTCTACGGAACGGGGGCGTCGCGATGA
- the rplK gene encoding 50S ribosomal protein L11 produces the protein MPPKKKKLAAIIKLQIQAGAANPAPPVGPALGQHGVNIMEFCKAYNAATESQRGNVVPVEISVYEDRSFDFKLKTPPAARLLLKAAGIDKGSAEPHKTKVAKVTWDQVREIAETKKSDLNANDIEQAAKIIAGTARSMGITVE, from the coding sequence ATGCCACCCAAGAAGAAGAAGCTTGCAGCGATCATCAAGCTGCAGATTCAGGCGGGTGCCGCGAACCCGGCTCCGCCGGTCGGCCCCGCGCTGGGTCAGCACGGCGTCAACATCATGGAGTTCTGCAAGGCCTACAACGCCGCGACCGAGTCGCAGCGCGGCAACGTGGTGCCGGTCGAGATCTCCGTGTACGAAGACCGGTCGTTCGACTTCAAGCTGAAGACGCCGCCGGCCGCTCGGCTGCTGCTGAAGGCCGCGGGCATCGACAAGGGCTCGGCCGAGCCGCACAAGACCAAGGTCGCCAAGGTGACCTGGGACCAGGTGCGCGAGATCGCCGAGACCAAGAAGTCGGACCTGAACGCCAACGACATCGAGCAGGCCGCGAAGATCATCGCCGGCACCGCCCGGTCGATGGGCATCACGGTCGAATAG
- the rplJ gene encoding 50S ribosomal protein L10, with protein sequence MAKPDKVAAVAEIADHFRSSSATVITQYNGLSVSQLSELRRALGTSAKYRVAKNTLVQRAAEEAGIEGLQDLFVGPTAIAFVQGEPVDAAKALKNFAKDNAALVIKGGYMDGRPLSVDEVNQIADLDSREVLLAKAAGAFKAKLSQAAALFQAPASQVARLAQALADKQQGDEAPAES encoded by the coding sequence ATGGCGAAGCCGGACAAGGTGGCGGCCGTCGCCGAGATCGCGGACCACTTCCGCAGCAGCTCGGCCACCGTCATCACCCAGTACAACGGCCTCTCCGTGTCCCAGCTCAGCGAGCTGCGCCGCGCTCTCGGCACCAGTGCCAAGTACCGGGTTGCGAAGAACACCCTCGTGCAGCGGGCCGCGGAAGAGGCCGGCATCGAGGGTCTCCAGGATCTCTTCGTCGGCCCGACCGCGATCGCCTTCGTGCAGGGTGAGCCGGTCGACGCCGCGAAGGCCCTGAAGAACTTCGCCAAGGACAACGCCGCCCTGGTCATCAAGGGCGGCTACATGGACGGCCGCCCGCTGTCCGTCGACGAGGTCAACCAGATCGCCGACCTCGACAGCCGCGAGGTTCTCCTCGCCAAGGCGGCAGGCGCGTTCAAGGCCAAGCTGTCCCAGGCCGCGGCTCTGTTCCAGGCCCCGGCGTCCCAGGTCGCCCGCCTCGCGCAGGCCCTCGCGGACAAGCAGCAGGGCGACGAGGCACCCGCCGAGAGCTGA
- a CDS encoding MCE family protein, whose translation MRSFQSRNPVPIAAVGLVLMLLGFIAALNADDLPIIGAGTSYEAEFTEAAGLKADDEVRVAGVKVGKVTDVTLDGASVKVTFKVKDTWLGDKTAAAIKIKTLLGQKYLALDPVGEKALDPGTPIPKERTLAPYDVLDAFRDLSSTVNDIDTDQLAQSFDVLSQTLSGTSDNVRGALNGLSQLSDTIAKRDTELAQLLQNTNQISQTLADRDQQLTRLLQDGNLVLQEVAAREQAISTLLAGSQELSRQLQGLVTDNDAQLTPVLTSLDQLTAMLQRNQDNLAQGIARFAPYIRVFTNTVGNGHWFDNYICGLILPSIGPLNEEGCNQK comes from the coding sequence ATGAGGAGCTTCCAGTCACGCAACCCGGTGCCCATCGCGGCCGTCGGCCTCGTGCTGATGCTGCTGGGCTTCATCGCCGCGCTCAACGCCGACGACCTGCCGATCATCGGCGCCGGGACCAGTTACGAGGCGGAGTTCACCGAGGCGGCCGGCCTGAAGGCCGACGACGAGGTGCGGGTCGCCGGCGTGAAGGTCGGCAAGGTCACCGACGTGACGCTGGACGGCGCGTCGGTGAAGGTGACGTTCAAGGTCAAGGACACCTGGCTCGGCGACAAGACCGCGGCGGCGATCAAGATCAAGACGCTGCTCGGCCAGAAGTACCTCGCGCTCGACCCGGTCGGCGAGAAGGCGCTCGACCCGGGCACGCCGATCCCGAAGGAACGGACGCTGGCGCCCTACGACGTGCTGGACGCGTTCCGGGACCTGTCGTCGACGGTCAACGACATCGACACGGACCAGCTGGCCCAATCCTTCGACGTGCTGTCCCAGACGCTGTCGGGCACCTCCGACAACGTCCGCGGCGCGCTCAACGGCCTGTCGCAGCTGTCCGACACGATCGCCAAGCGGGACACCGAGCTGGCGCAGCTGCTGCAGAACACCAACCAGATCTCGCAGACGCTGGCCGACCGCGACCAGCAGCTGACCCGGCTGCTGCAGGACGGCAACCTGGTGCTGCAGGAGGTCGCGGCGCGTGAGCAGGCGATCTCCACGCTGCTGGCCGGCTCGCAGGAGCTGTCCCGGCAGCTGCAGGGCCTGGTGACCGACAACGACGCCCAGCTGACGCCGGTGCTGACCTCGCTCGACCAGCTCACCGCGATGCTGCAGCGCAACCAGGACAACCTGGCGCAGGGCATCGCCCGGTTCGCGCCCTACATCCGCGTGTTCACCAACACCGTCGGCAACGGGCACTGGTTCGACAACTACATCTGCGGTCTGATCCTGCCTTCGATCGGCCCCCTGAACGAAGAGGGGTGCAACCAGAAATGA
- a CDS encoding MCE family protein, producing MRGLVAPLVKLTIFIVITVLFTAILGISIANINTQDTTGYSARFTDATLVLPGDDVRIAGVKVGQVTDVKIVDRRQAQIDFEVDQGRTLPAGVTVQIKYRNLVGQRYLSLGQGTGDDKGTLKPGSTIPLERTTPALDLDELFNGFKPLFRALNPEDVNKLSYELIQVLQGEGGTIDSLLAHTASLTTTIAQKDQVIGQVVTNLNTVLDAVNAHTPQLTDLIDKLQQLTTGLAQDRDSIGDAIDALGGLANTTAGFLDEAREPLKNDISALGGLAQNLNDSEPLVEHFIQFLPEKVTTLARTADYGSWFNFYLCSASGSVSLPPLINQEINLPIMPATQARCGS from the coding sequence GTGAGGGGACTGGTCGCGCCGCTGGTCAAGCTGACCATCTTCATCGTGATCACCGTGTTGTTCACGGCGATCCTCGGCATCAGCATCGCCAACATCAACACCCAGGACACCACCGGCTACAGCGCCCGCTTCACCGACGCCACGCTGGTGCTGCCCGGCGACGACGTCCGCATCGCGGGCGTGAAGGTCGGGCAGGTCACCGACGTCAAGATCGTCGACCGGCGGCAGGCCCAGATCGACTTCGAGGTCGACCAGGGCCGCACCCTGCCCGCCGGGGTGACGGTGCAGATCAAGTACCGCAACCTGGTCGGCCAGCGGTACCTCTCGCTCGGCCAGGGCACCGGGGACGACAAGGGGACGCTCAAGCCGGGCAGCACGATCCCGCTGGAGCGCACCACGCCCGCGCTCGACCTGGACGAGCTGTTCAACGGGTTCAAGCCGCTGTTCCGCGCGCTCAACCCGGAGGACGTCAACAAGCTGTCCTACGAGCTGATCCAGGTCCTGCAGGGCGAGGGCGGCACGATCGACAGCCTGCTCGCCCACACCGCGTCGCTGACCACCACGATCGCGCAGAAGGACCAGGTGATCGGCCAGGTGGTGACCAACCTGAACACGGTGCTGGACGCGGTCAACGCGCACACCCCGCAGCTGACCGACCTGATCGACAAGCTGCAGCAGCTCACCACCGGCCTGGCGCAGGACCGCGACTCGATCGGTGACGCGATCGACGCGCTCGGCGGCCTGGCCAACACGACCGCGGGCTTCCTCGACGAGGCGCGCGAACCGCTCAAGAACGACATCTCGGCGCTGGGCGGGCTCGCCCAGAACCTCAACGACAGCGAGCCACTGGTGGAGCACTTCATCCAGTTCCTGCCGGAGAAGGTCACGACGCTGGCGCGCACGGCCGACTACGGTTCCTGGTTCAACTTCTACCTCTGCTCGGCGAGCGGGAGCGTGTCGCTGCCGCCGCTGATCAACCAGGAGATCAACCTCCCGATCATGCCGGCGACCCAGGCGCGGTGCGGATCATGA
- the nusG gene encoding transcription termination/antitermination protein NusG has product MTSENGVAAGDEYDEPVEAVAEDEAVESDQDADGAVAELDAEPEEAAADDEQAGDEAAEPVAEAAPAEDDDEDPVEKLRKELRSLPGDWYVVHSYAGYENKVKNNLETRTQTLDVEDYIFQIEVPTEEVTQIKNGQRKVVQQKVLPGYILVRMELNDASWSAVRNTPGVTGFVGATSKPSPLSIDDVLKFLAPKVEKPAPAKAKGEAASAEAALGAPAVEVDFEVGESVTVMDGPFATLPATISEVNADAQKLKVLVSIFGRETPVELSFNQVSKI; this is encoded by the coding sequence GTGACCTCCGAGAACGGCGTCGCAGCCGGCGACGAGTACGACGAGCCGGTCGAGGCGGTGGCTGAGGACGAGGCCGTCGAGTCCGACCAGGACGCCGACGGCGCGGTCGCCGAACTCGACGCCGAGCCGGAAGAGGCCGCGGCCGACGACGAGCAGGCGGGCGACGAGGCGGCCGAGCCGGTCGCCGAAGCCGCGCCCGCCGAGGACGACGACGAGGACCCGGTCGAGAAGCTGCGCAAGGAGCTGCGCTCGCTCCCGGGCGACTGGTACGTCGTGCACTCCTACGCCGGGTACGAGAACAAGGTCAAGAACAACCTCGAGACCCGTACCCAGACGCTGGACGTCGAGGACTACATCTTCCAGATCGAGGTCCCGACCGAAGAGGTCACGCAGATCAAGAACGGCCAGCGCAAGGTCGTGCAGCAGAAGGTGCTGCCCGGCTACATCCTGGTCCGGATGGAGCTGAACGACGCCTCGTGGAGCGCGGTGCGCAACACGCCGGGTGTCACCGGGTTCGTCGGCGCGACCTCGAAGCCGTCGCCGCTGAGCATCGACGACGTGCTGAAGTTCCTGGCCCCGAAGGTCGAAAAGCCCGCCCCGGCGAAGGCCAAGGGCGAGGCCGCCTCGGCGGAGGCCGCGCTGGGCGCGCCCGCGGTCGAGGTCGACTTCGAGGTGGGCGAGTCGGTCACCGTCATGGACGGCCCGTTCGCGACGCTGCCCGCGACGATCAGCGAGGTCAACGCGGACGCGCAGAAGTTGAAGGTCCTGGTGTCGATCTTCGGCCGCGAGACGCCGGTCGAGCTGTCGTTCAACCAGGTCTCCAAGATCTGA
- the rplA gene encoding 50S ribosomal protein L1, whose translation MAKRSKAYRQTAEQIDRERLYAPLEAVKLAKELSKSKMDETVEVAMRLGVDPRKADQMVRGTVNLPHGTGKTVRVIAFAVGDKAAQAEAAGADAVGSDDLIERIQGGWLDFDAAVATPDQMAKVGRIARILGPRGLMPNPKSGTVTPDVAKAVTEIKGGKIDFRVDKQANLHLVIGKSSFDAEKLVENYAAALDEILRAKPSAAKGRYIKKVVVSTTMGRGIPVDPARTRNLLAEDATV comes from the coding sequence ATGGCAAAGCGCAGCAAGGCTTACCGCCAGACGGCTGAGCAGATCGACCGCGAGCGGCTCTACGCCCCGCTCGAGGCCGTCAAGCTGGCGAAGGAGCTCTCCAAGTCCAAGATGGACGAGACGGTCGAGGTCGCGATGCGCCTCGGCGTCGACCCCCGCAAGGCCGACCAGATGGTCCGCGGCACCGTGAACCTGCCGCACGGTACCGGTAAGACCGTCCGCGTCATCGCGTTCGCCGTCGGCGACAAGGCCGCGCAGGCCGAGGCCGCCGGTGCGGACGCCGTCGGCAGCGACGACCTGATCGAGCGAATCCAGGGTGGCTGGCTCGACTTCGACGCCGCTGTCGCGACGCCGGACCAGATGGCGAAGGTCGGGCGCATCGCCCGCATCCTGGGCCCGCGTGGCCTGATGCCGAACCCGAAGAGCGGCACCGTGACGCCCGACGTGGCGAAGGCGGTCACCGAGATCAAGGGCGGCAAGATCGACTTCCGCGTCGACAAGCAGGCCAACCTGCACCTGGTGATCGGCAAGTCGTCGTTCGACGCCGAGAAGCTGGTGGAGAACTACGCGGCCGCCCTGGACGAGATCCTGCGGGCGAAGCCGTCCGCCGCGAAGGGCCGCTACATCAAGAAGGTGGTCGTCTCGACCACCATGGGGCGCGGCATCCCGGTCGACCCCGCCCGGACGCGCAACCTCCTCGCCGAGGACGCGACCGTCTGA
- a CDS encoding MlaE family ABC transporter permease, with protein MSSTASSAKVPGIGMLRETGKLFALGLDIIRGFFQRPFQLREFIQQSWFIASVTILPTALVAIPFGAVISLQFGSLARQLGAQSYTGAGSVLATVQQAAPLVTALLVAGAGGSAICADIGARTIREEIDAMEVLGVSAVQRLIVPRVLASMLVALLLNGMVSVIGVLGGYFFNVVLQGGTPGAYLASFSALAQLPDLWVGEIKALIFGFIAAVVAAYRGLNPAGGPKGVGDAVNQSVVITFLLLFVVNFVITLIYLQIVPGKLS; from the coding sequence ATGAGCTCGACGGCCTCCTCGGCCAAGGTTCCCGGGATCGGAATGCTGCGTGAGACCGGGAAGCTGTTCGCCCTCGGGCTGGACATCATCCGCGGGTTCTTCCAGCGGCCGTTCCAGTTGCGGGAGTTCATCCAGCAGTCGTGGTTCATCGCGAGCGTCACGATCCTGCCCACGGCCCTCGTCGCGATCCCGTTCGGCGCGGTCATCTCGCTGCAGTTCGGGTCCCTCGCGCGCCAGCTCGGCGCGCAGTCCTACACCGGCGCCGGCAGCGTGCTCGCCACCGTGCAGCAGGCCGCCCCGCTGGTGACCGCGCTGCTCGTCGCGGGCGCGGGCGGCAGCGCGATCTGCGCGGACATCGGCGCGCGCACGATCCGCGAGGAGATCGACGCGATGGAGGTGCTCGGCGTCTCCGCGGTGCAGCGGCTGATCGTGCCGCGTGTGCTCGCGTCGATGCTCGTCGCGCTGCTGCTCAACGGCATGGTCAGCGTCATCGGCGTGCTCGGCGGCTACTTCTTCAACGTGGTGCTGCAGGGCGGCACGCCGGGCGCGTACCTGGCGAGTTTCTCGGCGCTGGCGCAGCTGCCCGACTTGTGGGTCGGCGAGATCAAGGCGCTCATCTTCGGCTTCATCGCCGCCGTGGTCGCCGCCTACCGCGGGCTGAACCCCGCAGGCGGCCCGAAGGGCGTGGGCGACGCGGTGAACCAGTCCGTCGTCATCACGTTCCTGCTGCTCTTCGTCGTGAACTTCGTGATCACGCTCATCTACCTGCAGATCGTCCCCGGAAAGCTGAGCTGA
- a CDS encoding MCE family protein, whose amino-acid sequence MVTLRRRLLGLLLIVVLAAGVTLSIAMYNRAFTPTVEVKLQAGEVGNQLLPQSDVKVRGLIVGSVKSIDASAEGATLTLALDPESAKLIPENVSARFLPKTLFGERYVSLEIPEQPSARTLAAGDVIPEDRTQNAVQLSQALDNLLPVLQAVQPEKLSTTLTAISTALQGRGETLGQTLSELGTYFGDLNPHLPQLQENLRELAKFSDNLSDAAPDLVQTLDNLSTTTKTVFDEQQNLQALYANVTAASQTLESFVSANASNLISLAENSRPTAELLAKYAPEYPCLFGSMAELVPYVDEALGKGTNQPGLHATIEIVTTRGPYVAGRDEPRFEDKRGPRCYNVKDFPQPFPQYPPEGPIKDGAQPTPGSRPASDGLQPANTIADAGGYNGGGAAGGNPANSRAELDFLSQLVGPQVGLDPAAMPGWSGLLVGPLYRGAEVTVK is encoded by the coding sequence GTGGTGACCTTGCGCCGCAGGCTGCTCGGCCTGCTCCTGATCGTGGTGCTCGCGGCGGGCGTCACGCTGTCGATCGCCATGTACAACCGGGCGTTCACGCCGACGGTCGAGGTGAAGCTGCAGGCCGGCGAGGTCGGCAACCAGCTGCTGCCGCAGTCGGACGTGAAGGTGCGCGGGCTGATCGTCGGGTCGGTGAAGTCGATCGACGCGAGCGCGGAGGGCGCCACGCTGACGCTGGCCCTGGACCCGGAGTCGGCGAAGCTGATCCCGGAGAACGTCAGCGCCCGGTTCCTGCCGAAGACGCTGTTCGGCGAGCGGTACGTGTCGCTGGAGATCCCGGAGCAGCCGTCGGCGCGGACGCTCGCCGCCGGTGACGTGATCCCCGAGGACCGCACGCAGAACGCGGTCCAGCTGTCGCAGGCGCTGGACAACCTGCTGCCGGTCTTGCAGGCCGTGCAGCCGGAGAAGCTGTCCACCACGCTGACCGCCATCTCGACCGCCCTGCAGGGCCGCGGCGAGACGCTCGGGCAGACCCTGTCGGAGCTGGGCACCTACTTCGGCGACCTGAACCCGCACCTGCCGCAGCTGCAGGAGAACCTGCGCGAGCTGGCGAAGTTCTCCGACAACCTCAGCGACGCCGCGCCGGACCTGGTGCAGACGCTGGACAACCTGTCGACCACGACGAAGACGGTGTTCGACGAGCAGCAGAACCTGCAGGCCCTCTACGCCAACGTGACGGCCGCGTCGCAGACCCTGGAATCGTTCGTGAGCGCGAACGCGAGCAACCTGATCAGCCTCGCCGAGAACTCCCGGCCGACGGCCGAGCTGCTGGCGAAGTACGCGCCGGAGTACCCGTGCCTGTTCGGCTCGATGGCCGAGCTGGTGCCCTACGTGGACGAGGCGCTGGGCAAGGGCACGAACCAGCCGGGCCTGCACGCGACGATCGAGATCGTCACCACCCGCGGGCCGTACGTGGCGGGCCGCGACGAGCCGCGTTTCGAGGACAAGCGGGGCCCGCGCTGCTACAACGTCAAGGACTTCCCGCAGCCGTTCCCGCAGTACCCGCCGGAGGGCCCGATCAAGGACGGCGCCCAGCCGACGCCGGGCTCGCGGCCGGCCAGTGACGGGCTCCAGCCCGCCAACACCATCGCCGACGCCGGCGGCTACAACGGCGGCGGCGCGGCGGGCGGCAACCCGGCCAACAGCCGGGCCGAGCTCGACTTCCTGTCCCAGCTCGTCGGCCCGCAGGTCGGCCTCGACCCGGCGGCCATGCCGGGCTGGTCCGGCCTGCTCGTGGGCCCGCTCTACCGGGGTGCGGAGGTGACGGTCAAGTGA
- a CDS encoding ABC transporter ATP-binding protein — translation MGAEVVIEGLTKSFGRQTIWRDVTLTLPPGEVSVMLGPSGTGKSVFLKSMIGLLKPDRGSCMINGVDIVRCSEHKLYETRKLFGVLFQDGALFGSMNLYDNVAFPLREHTKKSETEIRRIVLEKLEMTGLAGAEKKLPGEISGGMRKRAGLARALVLDPEIILVDEPDSGLDPVRTTYISQLFIDVNAQIDATFLIVTHNINLARTVPDNLGMLFRKELVMFGPREVLLTSEEPVVKQFLNGRMDGPIGMSEEKDTAQMAAERAMFEAGHHAGGVEDVTGIPAQMQPTPGVPTRQGAIRRKDRVMKILHTLPPAAQEGIIESLSPEEQRHYGVTPRRAVHTGSRHAAAQTMPLPTHHQGQLSDEEIARMPQSGWPSRTDTTDRLRGPGAGEA, via the coding sequence ATGGGTGCCGAGGTGGTCATCGAGGGTCTGACCAAGTCCTTCGGGCGGCAGACCATTTGGCGGGACGTGACCTTGACACTGCCTCCGGGCGAGGTGTCGGTCATGCTGGGCCCGTCGGGCACCGGCAAGTCGGTGTTCCTGAAGTCCATGATCGGGCTGCTCAAGCCCGACCGGGGCAGCTGCATGATCAACGGTGTCGACATCGTGCGGTGCAGCGAGCACAAGCTCTACGAAACGCGAAAATTGTTCGGTGTGCTGTTCCAGGACGGCGCGCTGTTCGGTTCCATGAACCTCTACGACAACGTCGCGTTCCCGCTGCGCGAGCACACCAAGAAATCCGAGACCGAGATCCGCCGGATCGTCCTGGAAAAGCTCGAGATGACCGGTCTGGCCGGTGCCGAGAAGAAGCTGCCCGGCGAGATTTCCGGCGGTATGCGCAAGCGCGCCGGCCTGGCCCGCGCCCTGGTGCTGGACCCGGAGATCATCCTGGTCGACGAGCCGGACTCGGGTCTGGACCCGGTCCGCACCACCTACATCTCGCAGCTGTTCATCGACGTCAACGCGCAGATCGACGCGACGTTCCTGATCGTCACGCACAACATCAACCTGGCCCGCACGGTGCCGGACAACCTGGGCATGCTCTTCCGCAAGGAGCTGGTCATGTTCGGCCCCCGCGAGGTGCTGCTGACCAGCGAGGAGCCGGTCGTCAAGCAGTTCCTCAACGGCCGCATGGACGGCCCGATCGGCATGTCCGAGGAGAAGGACACCGCCCAGATGGCCGCCGAGCGCGCCATGTTCGAGGCAGGCCACCACGCGGGCGGGGTCGAGGACGTCACCGGCATCCCGGCCCAGATGCAGCCGACCCCGGGCGTGCCGACCAGGCAGGGCGCGATCCGCCGCAAGGACCGCGTCATGAAGATCCTGCACACCCTGCCGCCAGCGGCGCAGGAGGGGATCATCGAGTCCCTGTCCCCGGAGGAGCAGCGCCACTACGGCGTCACGCCGCGCCGCGCGGTGCACACCGGCAGCCGCCACGCCGCCGCCCAAACCATGCCGCTGCCCACGCACCACCAGGGTCAGCTCTCCGACGAGGAAATCGCGCGCATGCCGCAGTCCGGGTGGCCCAGCAGAACCGATACCACCGACCGGTTGCGTGGCCCGGGGGCCGGTGAGGCATGA
- a CDS encoding MlaE family ABC transporter permease → MANIGQTAKRIAHRPLEVLDNFGDQMSFYIRALAWTPRTIRRYTKEVLRLLAEVSFGSGSLAVIGGTVGVMIGLTLFTGVLVGLQGYSALNSIGTSAFTGFLTAFFNTREIAPLVAGLALSATVGAGFTAQLGAMRISEEIDALEVMGVPSLPYLVTTRIIAGFVAVIPLYVIGLLSSYLASRLVVIYIYGQSEGTYDHYFNLFLPPEDVFYSFIKVLIFSVVIILTHCYFGYRASGGPAGVGVAVGRAVRLSIVTVAIINFFIGFAIWGTSVTVRIAG, encoded by the coding sequence ATGGCGAACATCGGTCAGACGGCGAAGCGGATCGCCCACCGTCCACTCGAGGTGCTGGACAACTTCGGCGACCAGATGTCGTTCTACATCCGAGCGCTGGCGTGGACGCCGCGCACGATCCGCCGCTACACCAAGGAAGTTCTGCGGCTGCTGGCCGAGGTCAGCTTCGGCTCGGGCTCGCTGGCGGTCATCGGCGGCACGGTCGGCGTGATGATCGGCCTCACCCTGTTCACCGGTGTCCTCGTCGGCCTCCAGGGCTACTCGGCCCTGAACTCGATCGGCACGTCGGCGTTCACCGGCTTCCTGACGGCGTTCTTCAACACCCGCGAGATCGCCCCGCTGGTCGCGGGCCTCGCGTTGTCGGCGACCGTCGGCGCCGGGTTCACCGCGCAGCTGGGCGCGATGCGGATCTCGGAGGAGATCGACGCGCTCGAGGTGATGGGCGTGCCGAGCCTGCCGTACCTGGTGACCACGCGGATCATCGCCGGGTTCGTCGCGGTCATCCCGCTGTACGTGATCGGCCTGCTGTCGTCGTACCTGGCGTCGCGGCTGGTGGTCATCTACATCTACGGGCAGTCCGAAGGCACCTACGACCACTACTTCAACCTGTTCTTACCTCCCGAGGACGTCTTCTACTCGTTCATCAAGGTGCTGATATTCAGCGTCGTGATCATCCTGACCCACTGCTACTTCGGGTACCGCGCCTCCGGCGGCCCGGCGGGCGTGGGCGTGGCGGTGGGCCGCGCGGTGCGGCTGAGCATCGTCACGGTCGCCATCATCAACTTCTTCATCGGGTTCGCCATCTGGGGGACCTCGGTGACGGTCCGGATCGCGGGGTGA
- the rplL gene encoding 50S ribosomal protein L7/L12, translating to MAKLSTDELLDAFKELTLLELSDFVKKFEETFDVTAAAPVAVAAAAPGAAAAGAPAEEEKDEFDVILEGAGDKKIQVIKVVREVVSGLGLKEAKELVEGAPKPLLEKVDKDAANAAKEKLEAAGAKVSVK from the coding sequence ATGGCGAAGCTGAGCACCGACGAACTGCTCGACGCGTTCAAGGAGCTGACCCTGCTGGAGCTCTCGGACTTCGTGAAGAAGTTCGAGGAGACCTTCGACGTCACCGCCGCCGCGCCGGTCGCCGTCGCGGCCGCCGCCCCGGGTGCCGCCGCTGCGGGCGCCCCGGCCGAGGAGGAGAAGGACGAGTTCGACGTCATCCTCGAGGGTGCCGGCGACAAGAAGATCCAGGTCATCAAGGTCGTCCGCGAGGTCGTCTCCGGCCTGGGCCTGAAGGAGGCCAAGGAGCTCGTCGAGGGCGCCCCGAAGCCGCTCCTGGAGAAGGTCGACAAGGACGCCGCCAACGCGGCCAAGGAGAAGCTCGAGGCTGCCGGCGCCAAGGTCAGCGTCAAGTAG